Within Malus domestica chromosome 04, GDT2T_hap1, the genomic segment ATATAAGACGAAAAAAAGTACATGTGCATGCAATATATGTGATGAACAATACTTGGGTATTCAAAGATAAGTAGGAATTTCTATTCAAAATTCTTAGTGTTTTAATCACAGAGTTTTGTGCTTATGATCGGAACAGTTAATACTATGAATCATATTGTAAatatcatctttgcaaaaaataaataaaaactaaggtcctttagtcaatctattgtagtAAATACATAAACGGTTTATAATGCTTTTACCAAtaccgttcatttgtttttaaatagtttgataactaaacaaccttagttttaattcaatttttgcAAAGACGGTCTTTATATGATGAATAATAATATGAATAGTTCTGATTATAAACATAAAATTCTATAAATTGACAACgaacaattttgaaaattttttagTAGGATTTACTACTAATAGTAGCCAAGCATTACAATTCCAAAAAGTCGACCAGTTGTGTTTACGTGGCTGTCTAAAATTCTACATATATACACAAGCTACTACCAAACCAAGAAACAGAAAAAAGGACAGCCATATGTTAAGATAACATCAATTTATCCGATCCAAGAAAGCCTTGAGATTCTTGTCAGAAGACCCACCTTCACTCACAGCCTCTCTTGCCAAATCTTTCCATTTCTTAGCATTCCTTCTCATCTCTTCACCAATCTCCCCACTTCCCATGACCAACTCCAAACACCTTTTGAGCTCGTCACCCGTAACAATCCCCTTCTCATTTGGTGTCACCCTCAATCCTGTCTTCCAAGCGTCCTCTATCAACTTGGCATTCGTTCCTTGGTCCGTCCACTGAGGAAACGCCACGACTGGCACCCCCGAAGCGAAGCTTTCCAAGCTTGAATTCCACCCACAATGTGTCACAAAGCAACCCAACGAAGGACTTGACAGAACCTCCACTTGACTACACCACGGCACTATCCTCCCTAGCTCTTCCAATTCCTCTCTGCAACTCaacatctcttcttcttccttcgccTCATTATCTTCTCCCTTCTTATTGACTTTATCTCTAATAACCCACAAGAACGGACGGCCGCAATCCAACAACCCTTTGGCGATTTCCTCCATTTGGGCCTTTTCCAACACACAAATGCTTCCGAAGGACACATAAATCACCGACCCTTCCGGCTTCAAGTTCAGCCACTCCAGGTACGGAGAGTCCTTGGATTTTTTGAGAAGATCGCCTCCAAATGACTTGTCCGATGGATCCTTGCCGTCCAAGAAAGTCGTCGGAATCAATGGCCCGACTCCAATCAAATTGTACTTTTCAGTTGCTTTTAAGGCTTCCGGCTCTAGTGCATCGAACGTGTTCACTAGAATGATCGGGTTGGTTTCTCTCTCCAGCAGATCCATCTGTTCTTGAAACAACGGGAGGGCGAAATTGTAGGGATTTGTATCCACCATGAAGGAGGGAAGGTCTCGGCTTGTAAGAGATAATGGCAAACCTGGTAACTCTATTGAACATGGAAGGGCATCGTTCGTACCAGAACTAGTATTATCCCGGATGAGATCTTTGAACCCGTTAAAGTAATAGTAGTAGATGTCGAAAACTGTGGCTGGTTGAATCCAAAGCAGCACATTTGGGAGGTGAAGTTCATGCGCCACGTCCGCGGCCCAGGGGAGAAGTATTGTGTAGACCATGCAAGTGTAAGGGTGACCCTCGTTTTCACTTGAGACTACAAGGTCGGTGATGGCTTGTGCTCCGTGGTGCCGCAACTCCGACAAGTAGTGGTCGATGTTGTCTCCGGGCTTAAACCCGTCGTCGTAACCATCAGAGAAGGGCGCATAAGTCAATCCATCTGGAATTGAGCCATTGCCAATGCGATGATGGGCTGAGAGACTGGTAATGAAGGTGACATGCGCACCTGTAGTGTTGATAAGGCGCTTGGCGAATTGGAGGGAAGGGTTGATGTGGCCTTGAGCCGGATATGTGACAAGTAGAAAGCGGTGTTGCACCATGGCAGCGTATGCGATTGCGGAGGTGCGCGGTGGAGCGTGGAGTTGTTGGAAGTAGAATAAGTAGGTACCTAGTTTACTGGTGGAAAATTTGGTGCTGTGGGCTTATTAGCTTAGTGAAGTTGAAATTCTTGTGGGAGTACGTATTCAAGGTGGGGAATGCGGTGAGAGAATGGCAAGGCTTAAATAGGGGTTTGGGGGCGGAAATGTGACGTTTGTGGTGACGAATTGAAGGCGCTGGTGACAAAGCAAAGATGAGGACACTTGTGATTTGTGGTCTTCTCGGTGCATGCATATAATATTATGGGTAAAGACACGCTCATTACATATTTATACCATTATTTGTATCATTTCTATAATAACGATGCGATCCACATGTTTTGGTGGACTTTACCTCTGAGAGACTATACAAAATGTGATAAGTGTAGCATTATTCCTATTTAtatcatattttgtaaatcatatgatgtaattgttgatgatttgattattacttaagctTTGATTAacgtaattattttttattaataacaCATCACATATATAATgtacaaatttagtctaaagTTAATCTACCCAACATTACTCTTTTAAAATTGGTTTCATCAAACTTCGTAGCACATCACAAAGACTAAATCCAATCTAATGTGGTAGGATAGACAAATCATCGAAAAACTGATAAATATACTTGCTAGTGTTTGAATTgttagtttattaattattatttcgaTCTGGTTTGGTTGGCCGAATAATATATTAGGCCTCGTTAAGTCAGGAGTGAGGCCATGAATAATTGGGTTCGTACTAAAGAGCCTACACGGTTCATCATGGATGTGACCTTGAGGTCTTGTCTTCAATACTAGAAAAAAACTCAGGACCAAGACACGATCCGATGGTGGCACGCTCCCGCACCCTAAAACTGAAGGGAAAGAGATTATTTCTAGATTTCTTCCACCCAGTCTACCAAATCCACTTATTTgaattattgaaatttgatctaacagttaaagttattataacttttaaagggtctttctgtttgtaaccgttgaatcaaatttcaatggctcgGATAAGTGGACTTTGTGGACTTAGTGAAAGAGATCCGGAGAGAATCCCTTTTCCAAACTAAAGTCCTAAAACTAAAAGAAGGgccaaatttgtttcttgtgatcctaagccgaaaggagaCATGTTAAAATATCTCACATCGATATAATGAAagagaaaataagagtttaaatattataattctACTCCAACTAATATTGAGATCTTTTGTGTTAAAAACCTCACACCTATTAAACTGTGCAAGTGCTAATTAACAAATTGGAGACAAGATCGATAGTGTTGGAAGTAGATCTTTATccgtttttttaataatttgacaaagcAAACATACATACGCTCCATATGTCGTAATTTAGTACGATATGAAgcgtaagaaagaaagaaaaaaaaaaaagcagccaAATAGTTTTGGtgaaatgaaatatgaaataaCCTCTACCGTGGGACTCATACTCTATTTTATATAGTCtaatactttagatatctttCATCTTATCAGTACATTATCCTAAATTCCTAATCCTGCTAAGATTCCTAGTCAGACTAAACTTCCCTAACTAAGCTAGATGGTTGTAGTATTGTCTTCAATCAAGCATGCGTGATGCGTGATGAGTACATAATAAGGACTAGTAGGTTTGACGTGGTAAGAGAGACAaggtgaatttagtgaccacaAACTGATTAATACACATACAAATTTGTGATTTCTCTAGGGCCCCGTTTATCATATGCCGAATTTGATTGATCCAGCTGCATCACACTAAAATTGATTGGTCCAGCTGTATCACACTAACTTTCGTTTGACAACAACGATTGATGACGTATTTTATAGGAGACGTGAGCATGCCAAATGTACAAAAAGTGTGGCATGACCGTTGTCATGCTTTTTGTAGAATTTTTCAGATCGACAGGCCAAAAGTCCATTCCAATAATATCGATATTGTTCCCACTTAACCGTttgcacaatcctcaggtgtggggttttatcacaaaatgtcttggtgttagttagagtagggtatttctatttaaagtgctttctttCTTGGCTTTTAGTTCTACTCCAGCAACAGCACGCTTGCTTTGTGGCTATTGCCTCATTTTCTTGTActgttgttgaccctaaaaactatcaaaCTTACGTGATGTGCATGCCGAGTAACTAAGAACTAACTATGTCCTTCTTGTGGTTGATGCGGGTGTGCCACCTTGCCGCCGAGATGAATTGGGCGAGTGCAATAAGTGTGGTGGTGGTGTCAATTGCGTAGCTGGCTTCTAGACCTAGGGTTTTGCTAACTTGAAGACAATGTTGCTAATCTCACAGTGAAGTTCAATCAAGATTCGGCTTTCGTTGTGCCAAAGGGGTAACCTAAGAACACATCACTTCGTTGAAGCTGATGAGATGATCTCTTGAGACAAAAGAATAGAGAATTCCTTGTCCGCCGAGACTTGAATAGATAACCAACAAGGATATGAGAGTTGTTTAAAGGTCTCTTCAGTCAGGCATGTTCTACGCCTCCAATGCTGTTtaaccaaactgaaggtgtCGCCGGTTGTTGATACAGTGATGTTTAACCAAACTAAATATTTGTCAACAGGGAGGGGTTAATGAgtaattagtattttttttcagGTTGTGGAGGGTATCTCATAAAAGCGTTGATTTTTGTATGAGCGACTACAGGCGAGGAAGGAATGCCTCTAGACCTAGGGCTCTAGAACCTAAACACAAGGTTGCTTAATTCACTGCGAAGTTGAGGATATTTTGCACCAGGTTCGGCAACTTCAACTATATCCTTGAAAATATAAGTATGCCAAATAGGTATTAGGCTATAAGGACAAAGATACTCAAATGAAATGAGATCTTTATGGTGAATGTTGTTCAGCAGTCTGAATGTCGAACTTCCAAATACACTTACAAGTAACTAATCATAGAACATCTCACTTCGCTAGGGGAGCTAATAAAGTGACCGCTTTCAGCGAAAGTATCAAAGACTCATCGTTGGCTGAGACTTGGAGGTAGCCAACTAAACCAGAAGTAGTACTGTTTAACCAAATTGAAGGTACTCCTAGGCCGCCTAATTCAATGGCTCTAGTGACTTTTAGCCGAACTGAATATGTTTCCTATTAGCCAACCCAATGATGTTTAAACGAAGTAAATATGTACTGACAGAGGGATTATGATAATTGGTATTTTTCTGAAGATTGTGAGAAGAGTTTCGGGAAGAACGAGGTTCTTTGCGTAACCCGTTTGAGCTGTTTGTTGAGTTGAAAGGGAATTTTCACGTTGCATAGCCTCTCAtatttataggacggcaatgcTTCGGCTAACAGGTTCCGAAACCAATTAGAACTGCAGCATGCTCCTGGAGCTTTATCCCATTTTACTTGCTAACTATCTGATGCTTAAGTCCAGATAACATCTCATGAGAAACAATTCTCATTTGGGGTCATGTGCATGAGGCCTACTTCCCTCCTAAGATGGGACTCTATCATTAGTTACATGGAAGATATCATATCCTTTGCCCCGACACGTTGCATGCATATCCACATAAGTTACAAA encodes:
- the LOC103411566 gene encoding phloretin 4'-O-glucosyltransferase-like yields the protein MVQHRFLLVTYPAQGHINPSLQFAKRLINTTGAHVTFITSLSAHHRIGNGSIPDGLTYAPFSDGYDDGFKPGDNIDHYLSELRHHGAQAITDLVVSSENEGHPYTCMVYTILLPWAADVAHELHLPNVLLWIQPATVFDIYYYYFNGFKDLIRDNTSSGTNDALPCSIELPGLPLSLTSRDLPSFMVDTNPYNFALPLFQEQMDLLERETNPIILVNTFDALEPEALKATEKYNLIGVGPLIPTTFLDGKDPSDKSFGGDLLKKSKDSPYLEWLNLKPEGSVIYVSFGSICVLEKAQMEEIAKGLLDCGRPFLWVIRDKVNKKGEDNEAKEEEEMLSCREELEELGRIVPWCSQVEVLSSPSLGCFVTHCGWNSSLESFASGVPVVAFPQWTDQGTNAKLIEDAWKTGLRVTPNEKGIVTGDELKRCLELVMGSGEIGEEMRRNAKKWKDLAREAVSEGGSSDKNLKAFLDRIN